GCGCGGTCCTGCGGTTACACGGGCGCGGGCACGGTGGAGTTCATCGTGCCGGGCGACGACCCCTCCTCGTACTACTTCATGGAGATGAACACCCGCCTCCAGGTCGAGCACCCCGTCACCGAGCTGATCACGGGACTGGACCTCGTCGAATGGCAGGTCCGGGTCGCCGCCGGCGAGCGGCTGGGCCGCACTCAGGCCGAGGTGACACTGACCGGCCACGCGGTCGAGGCCCGCATCTGCGCGGAGACCGCGCGGCCGACGGCCGACGGCCGGGTGGACTTCCTGCCGTCGGCGGGCACGGTGCTCGCCCTGGGCGAACCCACGGGCGAGGGCGTGCGGGTGGACTCCGGCCTCGCCGAGGGCACGGAGGTCGGCACCTCCTACGACCCGATGCTCGCGAAGGTCATCGCCTACGGCCCGGACCGCCCGACGGCCCTGCGCCGACTGCGCGCCGCCCTCGCGGAGACGACCGTCCTGGGCGTGGACACCAACGCCGGTTTCCTGCGCCGGCTGCTGGCGCACCCGAAGGTGGTGTCGGGCGCGCTGGACACGGGGCTGGTCGACCGGGACGCGGTGGCGCTGGTGCGGGGGTCCGTCCCGGACGAGGTGTACGCGGCGGCGGCACTGCTGCGCCAGACGGCGCTGGAGCCGGACGCACTCCGTGCGGGTGGCTGGGTGGACCCGTTCTCCCTCCCGACGGGCTGGCGCCTGGGCGGGGAGCCGGCATGGACGGTCCACCACCTGCGCGTACCGGGCCAGGACCCGGTGGCGGTGGAGGTGCGCGGCGGCGCGGCGGAGGCGGAGATCCGCCTGCCGGACACGGATACGGCCACCACCGGCAGCACGGAGCCGCCGCGGGGGCCCGAGTGTGGCGCCCCGTCCGCGAAGCCCGGCAACCAGGCGGCGCAGCTCGCCGGCACCGTGCCCGGCGGCGCCGAGCCGCCGTCATCCCGGGGGCCCGGGGGCTTGCCCCCCACGCGGCGGAGCCGCACATCGATGCAGCTGGGAAGGGGCGGGGCTGGGGAAAAGACCCCCGCCCACCCCACCCGCATCGTCACCCTCACCCCCCACACCGTCACCCTGGAACTGAACGGCCTCACCCACACCCTCACCCACGCCACCAGCCCGGAGGGCACCTGGCTCGGACGTGACGGCGACACCTGGCACGTCCAGGACCACGACCCCACCGGCGCCCGGGGCGGCGCCGGGGCCGCGCACGCCGGGGCGCTGACCGCGCCGATGCCCGGCACGGTCACCGTCGTGAAGGCCGCCGTCGGCGACGCCGTGACCGCCGGGCAGAGCCTGCTCGTCGTGGAGGCGATGAAGATGGAGCACGTCATCTCCGCGCCGCACGACGGGACCGTCACCGAGCTGGACGTGACGGCGGGCGCCACCGTCGCCATGGACCAGGTCCTGGCCGTGGTCACCCCCGCCGACGCCCCGCAGGAGGAGTCATGACCGACGGACTTCCCATGGTCGTGCCGGAGCCCGGCCTCCCGGACCGCGTCCGGATCCACGAGGTCGGTCCCCGCGACGGGCTGCAGAACGAGAAGACGGTCGTCCCGGTCGAGGTGAAGGCGGAGTTCATCCGCCGGCTCGCCGATGCCGGGCTCACCACCATCGAGGCGACGAGCTTCGTGCACCCCAAGTGGGTGCCCCAGCTCGCCGACGCCGAGCAGCTGATGCCGATGCTCGACGGCGTGACGGCCCGTCTCCCGGTCCTGGTGCCGAACGGGCGCGGCCTGGACCGCGCCCTCGCTCTCGGCGTGCGCGAGATCGCGGTGTTCGGCAGCGTCACGGAGTCGTTCGCCAAGGCCAACCTCAACCGCACGGTCGACGAGTCGCTGGAGATGTTCGCGCCCGTCGTGGCCACGGCACGGGAGGCCGGCGTCACCGTGCGCGGCTATCTCTCGATGTGCTTCGGCGACCCCTGGGAGGGGGCCGTGCCGGTCGGGCAGGTCGCGCGGGTCGCCCGTCGGCTGCTGGACCTCGGCTGTGACGAGCTGAGCCTCGGCGACACGATCGGCGTGGCCACCCCCGGCCACGTCTCGGCGGTCCTGACGGCACTGGGCGCGGTGGGCGTGCCGGCCGAGCGGCTCGCCGTGCACTTCCACGACACCTACGGCCAGGCCCTGTCCAACACCCTGGCCGCCCTGCGCCACGGCGTACGCGTCGTCGACGCCTCCGCCGGCGGCCTCGGCGGCTGCCCCTACGCGAAGAGCGCCACCGGAAACCTCGCCACCGAGGACCTCGTGTGGATGCTCGACGGCCTCGGTATCGACACCGGGGTCGACCTCGGCCGGCTCACCGCCACCAGCGTGTGGATGGCCGGCCATCTGGGGCGGCCCAGCCCGTCCCGCACCGTCCGCGCCCTCTCCCCCCAGGAGCTTTGAGTCATGTCGCTGGACCACCGCCTCTCCCCCGAGCACGAGGCACTGCGCCGTACCGTGCAGGAGTTCGCGCACGACGTCGTCGCCCCGAAGATCGGCGACTTCTACGAGCGCCATGAGTTCCCGTACGAGATCGTGCGGGAGATGGGCCGCATGGGCCTGTTCGGGCTGCCCTTCCCCGAGGAGTACGGCGGGATGGGCGGCGACTATCTGGCGCTCGGCCTCGCCCTGGAGGAGCTGGCCCGCGTCGACTCCTCCGTGGCGATCACCCTGGAGGCCGGTGTCTCGCTGGGCGCGATGCCGATCTTCCGCTTCGGCACCGAGGAGCAGCGGCAGGAGTGGCTGCCCAAGCTGTGCTCCGGCCAGATGCTGGGCGCGTTCGGCCTGACCGAGCCCGAGTGCGGTTCGGACGCCGGCGGCACCCGCACCACCGCCCGGCTGGACGAGGCCACGGACGAGTGGGTGATCAACGGCACCAAGTGCTTCATCACCAACTCGGGCACGGACATCACGGGCCTGGTCACGGTCACCGCCGTCACCGGCCGCGAGGAGGACGGCAAGCCGCGCATCTCGTCGATCATCGTGCCCTCCGGCACGCCCGGCTTCACCGTCGCGGCCCCTTATTCCAAGGTCGGCTGGAACGCCTCGGACACCCGCGAGCTGTCCTTCTCCGACGTCCGGGTGCCGGCGGCGAACCTGCTGGGCGAGGAGGGCCGCGGGTACGCCCAGTTCCTGCGCATCCTCGACGAGGGCCGGATCGCGATCTCGGCGCTGGCGACGGGCCTCGCCCAGGGCTGTGTCGACGAGTCGGTGTCCTACGCCAAGGCCCGTGAGGCCTTCGGCAAGCCGATCGGCGCCAACCAGGCGATCCAGTTCAAGCTCGCCGACATGGAGATGCGGGCGCACACGGCCCGGATCGCGTGGCGCGACGCCGCGTCGCGGCTGCTGCACGGCGAGCCGTTCAAGAAGGAGGCGGCGCTGGCCAAGCTCTACTCCTCCGAGATCGCCGTCACCAACGCCCGCGAGGCCACGCAGATCCACGGCGGCTACGGCTTCATGAACGAGTACCCGGTGGCCCGCATGTGGCGGGACTCCAAGATCCTGGAGATCGGCGAGGGCACGAGCGAGGTCCAGCGGATGCTCATCGCCCGCGAGTTGGGCCTGTAGGGCGCCCCCGCGCGCCTGCGAGAATCTCCTTCATGGCTGAGATCCTCCAGAAGGACGGTACGTGGGCGTTCGACGGCGACACGATACGCATCGTGCCCGGGCGCGAGCGTGGGGTGCACCTGCTGCGCCAGACGCTGGGTGAGCTGGCCGTGCCGCTGACGGCCGTGGCGGGTATCGCCTTCGAGCCGGGCCGCAAGGGCGGCCGGCTGCGGCTGCGTCCGCGCGACGGGGCCGACCCCTTGGCGCAGGCCGTGCGCGGCCGGCTGCCGGACGGCGCCGATCCGTATCAGCTGGCGGTCGAGCCGGGCCGGACGGGCGTGGCGGAGTACCTCGTGGACGAGGTGCGCAACGCCCTGCTGCTGGAGCAGGTGCCGGAGGGTCCCACGGACCGCTATCTGCTGCCGGGCCCGGCCGTGCCGCTGTCGGTGGGCGCCGGGGACGGCACCGTCTCCTTCGACGGCGAGTGGGTCCGCCTGGAGTGGAACTGGATGACCGAGGAGGGCAAGAAGTCCGCCGGGACGCGGACCTTCCCGGTGGCCGACATCCAAGCGGTGGAGTGGCTGCCCTCCCACGGCCTGGAGAACGGATATCTGCGCTTCGTCCTGGTCAAGGGGGCGACCAAGGCCCCGCCGAAGCACGATCCGCACGCGATCGAGCTGTACGGCTTCAAGAAGGATCCGCTGATGGCGCTGGTCGCGGCCGCGGTCCTGGCCCGGCTGCCGCACCCCTCGGGAGCGGGCGCGGCGGGCCGTCCCGCACTCGCCAATGCCTTGCCGCCCGGCGCTCCCGACCCGTCCGGCGCCCCCGGCACGGACGGCGCCCCCGCCGCCCCGGCCTCCGATCATGACGCGCTGCTGCGGCGCCTGCGTGAGCTGGGCGAGCTGCACCAGAGCGGAATCCTCACCGCCGATGAGTTCGCGGCGGCGAAGCAGGCCGTACTCAAGCGCTTCTAATCCGACATTTCTGGGCTCTCCCCACCCTTTCG
The window above is part of the Streptomyces syringium genome. Proteins encoded here:
- a CDS encoding DUF4429 domain-containing protein, which gives rise to MAEILQKDGTWAFDGDTIRIVPGRERGVHLLRQTLGELAVPLTAVAGIAFEPGRKGGRLRLRPRDGADPLAQAVRGRLPDGADPYQLAVEPGRTGVAEYLVDEVRNALLLEQVPEGPTDRYLLPGPAVPLSVGAGDGTVSFDGEWVRLEWNWMTEEGKKSAGTRTFPVADIQAVEWLPSHGLENGYLRFVLVKGATKAPPKHDPHAIELYGFKKDPLMALVAAAVLARLPHPSGAGAAGRPALANALPPGAPDPSGAPGTDGAPAAPASDHDALLRRLRELGELHQSGILTADEFAAAKQAVLKRF
- a CDS encoding hydroxymethylglutaryl-CoA lyase is translated as MTDGLPMVVPEPGLPDRVRIHEVGPRDGLQNEKTVVPVEVKAEFIRRLADAGLTTIEATSFVHPKWVPQLADAEQLMPMLDGVTARLPVLVPNGRGLDRALALGVREIAVFGSVTESFAKANLNRTVDESLEMFAPVVATAREAGVTVRGYLSMCFGDPWEGAVPVGQVARVARRLLDLGCDELSLGDTIGVATPGHVSAVLTALGAVGVPAERLAVHFHDTYGQALSNTLAALRHGVRVVDASAGGLGGCPYAKSATGNLATEDLVWMLDGLGIDTGVDLGRLTATSVWMAGHLGRPSPSRTVRALSPQEL
- a CDS encoding acetyl/propionyl/methylcrotonyl-CoA carboxylase subunit alpha, with product MFDTVLVANRGEIAVRVIRTLRALGIRSVAVFSDADADARHVREADTAVRIGPAAAAESYLSVPRLLAAAARSGAQAVHPGYGFLAENAAFARACTDAGLVFIGPPAGAIQLMGDKIRAKETVRAAGVPVVPGSSGSGLTDAELAASAREIGMPVLLKPSAGGGGKGMRLVRDEALLGEEIAAARREARGSFGDDTLLVERWVDRPRHIEIQVLADGHGNVIHLGERECSLQRRHQKIIEEAPSPFLDEATRAAMGEAAVQAARSCGYTGAGTVEFIVPGDDPSSYYFMEMNTRLQVEHPVTELITGLDLVEWQVRVAAGERLGRTQAEVTLTGHAVEARICAETARPTADGRVDFLPSAGTVLALGEPTGEGVRVDSGLAEGTEVGTSYDPMLAKVIAYGPDRPTALRRLRAALAETTVLGVDTNAGFLRRLLAHPKVVSGALDTGLVDRDAVALVRGSVPDEVYAAAALLRQTALEPDALRAGGWVDPFSLPTGWRLGGEPAWTVHHLRVPGQDPVAVEVRGGAAEAEIRLPDTDTATTGSTEPPRGPECGAPSAKPGNQAAQLAGTVPGGAEPPSSRGPGGLPPTRRSRTSMQLGRGGAGEKTPAHPTRIVTLTPHTVTLELNGLTHTLTHATSPEGTWLGRDGDTWHVQDHDPTGARGGAGAAHAGALTAPMPGTVTVVKAAVGDAVTAGQSLLVVEAMKMEHVISAPHDGTVTELDVTAGATVAMDQVLAVVTPADAPQEES
- a CDS encoding acyl-CoA dehydrogenase family protein, with the protein product MSLDHRLSPEHEALRRTVQEFAHDVVAPKIGDFYERHEFPYEIVREMGRMGLFGLPFPEEYGGMGGDYLALGLALEELARVDSSVAITLEAGVSLGAMPIFRFGTEEQRQEWLPKLCSGQMLGAFGLTEPECGSDAGGTRTTARLDEATDEWVINGTKCFITNSGTDITGLVTVTAVTGREEDGKPRISSIIVPSGTPGFTVAAPYSKVGWNASDTRELSFSDVRVPAANLLGEEGRGYAQFLRILDEGRIAISALATGLAQGCVDESVSYAKAREAFGKPIGANQAIQFKLADMEMRAHTARIAWRDAASRLLHGEPFKKEAALAKLYSSEIAVTNAREATQIHGGYGFMNEYPVARMWRDSKILEIGEGTSEVQRMLIARELGL